The Dioscorea cayenensis subsp. rotundata cultivar TDr96_F1 chromosome 16, TDr96_F1_v2_PseudoChromosome.rev07_lg8_w22 25.fasta, whole genome shotgun sequence sequence TTTGTGGTGATTTCAACATGATGTTCTccttagaagaaaaaaatactggtATAACTAATCCTTGAGATATCACTATTTCCCAAAATCTTCTAAGTGAACTGGACTTGATCGATCCTCCAATTAATGGCAGAAAATTCACTTGGACCAATGGTCAAGCTAATCCTATCTGGGTCCGTCTTGATAGATTCCTCTACTCCCACAATTGGACTTCATTATATCCCAGATCTTCCCAATTTGACCTCCCCAGATTTGGTTCGGATCATACTCCTATTGGCCTTGACTTTGGAAACCATTTCAAGCATCAGCGACTTTTTAAACTTGAAAAATTCTGGTATACTAATCCCCAACTTATCAATCTCATTCAAGACTAGTGGAGGGATTTTAACCCCAATGGTTGGGGTGCTTTCATCATTTCCAAAAAACTTATCCACTTGAAATACAAACTCTGTACTTGGTCCTCTTCCACTTTTGGTGCTTCCAAACTGCTCAAAACTAGTCTACTCGCTGATCTTCACTCCATCGATGTTGCTGGTGAAAGTAGACCCCTCTCTGAAGATGAATCCACCCGCCTTTCCCAAATCCGCTCTGATCTCTGCTCCATCTTGAATCAGGAGGAAATTTATTGGAAGCAATGTTCCAGAATCACTTGGCTTAGAGAAGGGGACTCTAACACTAAATTCTTTCACCAAGTGGCGAACAgtagaagaaacaaaaatcacaTTCCCCGCATTATCCATAATGGACTCTGGATTGAAGGAAATGAACATATTGGTAGGATTTTTACTGATCATTTTCGCTCTCCTTTTGGCACTTCCCTGTCAAATCGTTTCCTTCTTGACTGGCACTCCCTCTTTGACTTTAAGGAAAGAGTTGATATATCCCATCTTGATTCACCCTTCACCATGGAGGAAATTAAGCGCGCGGTCTTTAATCTTAACCCTGATAAAGCCCCTGGCCCCGATGGCTTTCCTATGTTCTTCTTCCAAAAGCATTGGGACCTCCTCCAAGACTCAATTATTAAACTTTGTAATGACTTTTTTGAGGGCACAATCAACCTTGAGCGTATTAACTGGATTAATATAGCTCTAATTGCAAAATCTAATACACCTGGAGAGGTTGTAGATTTTAGACCCATAAGCCTTATCAACTCCACCTACAAAATTATCTCTAAGATTCTTGCTAATAGGCTTAGTGCGGTTATCAATTTGCTGGTGGATGACACTCAGACTGGTTTTATCAAAGGCAGATGCATTGCGAATAATATTGTTGGAGCTCAAGAAGTCATCTTTAATTTGCAAAAACAGAAATGCATCGGATATATTTTCAAAGTGGGTTTCGCAAAAGCCATTGACACCCTTGACTGGAATTTTCTCCTTGAAGTCCTTGCTGCCAGAGGATTTGGACCTAAATGGCTTTCTTGGGTTTATACCATACTTTGCATTGCCAAGACTCAGTTCATCATTAATGGTACCACACAAGGATATATCCAATGCAAAAGAGGTTTGAGGCAAGGTGATCCACTCTCTCCCTTGCTATTTTCCCTCGCCTCTGATGTCCTTAGCACAATGTTTTATCATGTTCTAAAGTCCAAAGTGCTTGTGGGTGTCCCCTTAAACCAAATTGATAACATTTGTCATCTCCAATATGCTGAcgattttctaattttttctgCTGGTGGACAAGAAGATCTTCAAATCATCAAACTGATTCTTTACCTTTATAAGGGATCTTCTGGTTTAGCAATCAACTTCTCGAAGAGCTGCTTGTATTCCTCTAACTACGGCTTCCAACCCCATCATTCTTCTGCCAAAATCCTTAATTGTTTCAGAAATTGTCTCCCGATCACTTACCTAGGGGTCCCCCTCTTTGGTCGAAGATCTAGACGTATGGATTCGGCAAAACTTATTGGGATGGTTCGCATTCGACTCTCTTCTTGGAAGACAAATTATTTATCCCTTGGAGGTCGCCTAACTCTTATCAACTCTGTCCTATCTACCATCCCAGTCTATTGGATGTCGGTCTTCAAACTTCCGGTCTGGGTGATCcagaaaattgataaaattcggCGCGACTTTCTTTGGAAAAGACCCGAACTGAGTTCTAAAGGTTTTAGACTCATCGCCGAGAACAGAATGACTAGACCTCGTGACATGGGAGGCTGGGGTATCCTCAACCTTCAACAGTTCAATAACGCTCTCCttggaaagtggtggtggaaactaTCTCGTAATCGAAACTGTGGTTAGGCTAAAATCATCCAAGCTAACTACTCTATTAGAGACCCACATGGAACTCTGTTTCATTCCCCACCTAGAAATAAATCCCTCTTTTGGGCGGGAGTGACTACCATTCTACTATCCTTTAGATCCTGCATCATGAAAACCATTCATAACGGGGTTAACACCTTTCTCTGGTTTGAACGCTGGCATAATGGGATATTACTTAAGGATTACTGGCCTACTCTATTCTCTGATTGTGCTGATCCTTGGATTACCATCAGACATTTCCATCAGCTTCTTAATAATCCAGAATCCTTATTTCTCTCTATCCCTGCCGAATCTCTCTCTGCTCTCATTGATATTAACCCTGAGTGCTCCCATAATCAAGATGATATCCTCAGTTGGGCTCTTGAAAAAAGTGGCAATTTCTCtgtcaaatctttttataaatttctcattgatggtggGCTCCGTAGCCCACTTTACTCAAACTTCTGGAAAATTCGATGCCCCAGCAAAGTCACTCTTTTTTGCTGGTTAGCTGGAGAGGAAAAAATTCTCACTCTCACAAATCTTTTCAAAAAAGGCTTCAACTTTCAAAATTCCACTAATACTTGTGTCCTCTGTCATAATGCCTCTGAAAATCTTCAACATCTCTTCCTCGACTGTGCTTTTACTAATCGAATTTGGGCATTCTTTCTTCAAGTTCTAGATTCAAACTCTCTCCCCCAATCTATCCCTTCTCTGTGGTCCAAATGGATTACCAATTTAAACCCTCAACTTCGAATCCTCTTGGATCTTATTTCCCGTGCTGTCACTTGGAATATCTGGATCCAAAGAAACACTCGTATTTTCCAATTTAATGCTCTGCCACactttagtattatttttaaagttgcTAATGTGCTTCTCTCCTGGTTTTCAACAGCTGCTGATAGGCATCAACATTCACTCAATGAAGCTTCGCAGAAAATTAAGCGCTCCCTCAATTTTCTTAGCGCTAGAGAATCTGATCCTGCTTGCGACCCAGCTCATGATTTAGCTCAGGAGTAGTTGCTCCTCCTCTCGTTTAGTCAGGCCTGAGATGCCTGTTGGTGTCTTCCGCCTTTCTAGACCTCCTATCATTTCTagctttttcttgtattttcctaTTATGTATGTAGTtcccctcacttctggtgagatgATTTTACCTTTGTACTGTTgctccttttcttttcaataaatatgtggtttatccacatttacctCAATTGTTTCTCAACAGTATGTTCACTTGCTCAATCACCCAAGTGAAATGATTATCTTCTATATATAAGTTTAGTTAAAAAGCCATTCTAGTTAATTATGtactcttttatttatataaattttgccAATTATTGATACCTatatttttctccttcttctgcGTTCAAAAGCCAAAATTTCTTCcttcctttatttattatttcattattcttactgtttttaatatttgcttAGATATTCATTAGTTACACCTTtactttttatatgttattttgtttttgaaaatagtGGCTAATTTTGCtgcattcatttattttgaaatcaattacttatttatttttcattaaagtGGGAACATGAATTTCTGTATTTGGCTTGTTGGATATTTAAGGGAGGTTTGAATATTTCTGAAtctcaaaattgaaattttttttatatttattttttctccaaATGAGTTATGCTCAACCTTGTATATGGGGATTAATCACTGACCTTGTTGACaagaatttatgaaaaaaagagaCTACAGTTCTGCATCTGCCCGttattgaaataataatggTCTCTGATATTCAATCTCGAGTCACCGATTGTAAATAAATGGCCTCTAACATCTATAGTAAATTTAGAGACATATTCTGTTACTTGAGAATCtgttacttttttgttttgtgtttctaGCTTGGATATTCCCCGATTGCTTTTTCTTGTGGGTTAATGATTACACTTGACCTAATTATGTTACctgcttgtttttttaaaatgttggcAAACTCTTGTTTAGTACCTGCATTTATGGTATTAATGATAGTTTGCTATTTTCCTTTAAGCTGAGACACTTTCGAAGGCCTTGCAGGCTTACTGGGCTCACGCCTTGTGGGACTGCGTTAGTTTGTTCACGTGTTGGGTTCGGCTTTGGTGGGTCGGGGGTATGACAATTCTTAGCGGTATTAGAGCTCTAGATAAATCTCAAGTCTGATGATCTTAGTAGTTCATATagaattttcaatttgtaaatCCTTAAAATTGTTTGATGATCTCTGGTAGTTGTCAAGTCCGTCCTAAAATTGTTTGATGATCTTTGGTAGATTGAGCCCCAACCAGTTGGTGGACCCCCAACACAACAACCTCGGAGGTTCCCACCTACTTCATCTCCCTGTGCTAATTAACGGAGTTGTGCCACTTGTGGAGGTGCTCATATGAAAGCAGATTATAGATGAGCTTCCAAACCTTGTTTCAAGTATGGCAACAAAAGGCATCATAACACAAAGTGTCCACAACAACCTAGTAGGCCTAAGTAGACTTTTAGTAGATAGAGTTTTAGGGTCATACCAAAGCAGAAGTCTCAAGCACCTCAGGAGAAGTGTACATGTAAAGCTATTAGTGAGCAATTATTCTCCTCAACCCAATAGAATGCAGGAAGACCAAAGACTCAGGGGTAAGTCTATGCACTGACTCAGGAGGATGTACATGCCTCTATGTTGTGGTGTCAGCTACCTTACtagcatatttttcatttataccTGTGTTTGTTTGATTCTGGAGCTATGCATTCCTTTATTTCTTCTGTATCTGTTCGGAAGCATGCTTTTCCTACTATTAGTATGGACCATGATTTAAGTGTTTCTACTCCTATTAGTAATGTTTTACTAGTCGACAGAGGGTATGTAAATTGTCTGGTGGCAATTGATGATCATCAGTTGCTAGCTGATCTTCATGTCATGAGTATAAAAGATTTCGATGTCATTTTGGGGATGGATTGGTTGTCCTCTACCCATGCAGTGGTAGATTGCCATGGGAAAAGAGTTGATTTTAGAATCCCTAGAGAAACATAATTCTTCTTTCTTGGGGGTAGTTCTGTATCACCAGCTCGAGTAATTTTTTCCTTGCAAGCTAAGAAATTACCTTTCAATGTGTACTTTGGAGTTTTTGCAACTATGGTTGAAGTCAAAACTAGATGTTAAGTGTAGGAAGATCATAGTAGGTTACCTTAGGATAGGGCGATAGAGTTCTTTATTGAAATAGTCCTAGGTACCAACCACATCTCTAAGGCTCCTTATGGGATATAACTCTTGCTGAGTTGAAAGAGTTGAAGAAGTAGATTGAAAAACTTCTCAAGAAGGGTTTCATTCATACAAGAGTTTCTCCATAGGGAGCTCTTGTACTTTatgtgaaaaagaaagatgCCATCATGAGCTTATGCAGTGACTACCGGGAACTAAATAAAGTGACTGTAAAGAATAGATATCTATTACCACTTATTGATGACCTCTTCGATCAACTGTAAGTTTTGCATGTATTCTCGAAGATTGACCTTAGAATAGGATGCCACCAGCTGAAGATCAAGTAAGAAGATGTATTAAAGACTGCATTTTAGACTCACTATGGTCATTACGAATTTCTagtaatgccttttgggttgacCAATACACCAGCTGctttcatggatttgatgaatatGACAAGGCCTTCCTGGACAAattattattgtgttttttatgACATCTTGGTATATTCCCAAAATCATGGGGAACATGAAGAGCATTTAAGAACTGTACTAGGGACTTTGAGAGAGAGGAAGCTATTAACCAAATTCTCCAAATGTCAATTTTGGTTGGATCGAGTCACTTTCTTTGGGCATGTCATAACTAAAGATAGCATCTCTATGGAATCCTTGAAAATTGAAGCATTTGTGCAGTGG is a genomic window containing:
- the LOC120278572 gene encoding uncharacterized protein LOC120278572, coding for MKTIHNGVNTFLWFERWHNGILLKDYWPTLFSDCADPWITIRHFHQLLNNPESLFLSIPAESLSALIDINPECSHNQDDILSWALEKSGNFSVKSFYKFLIDGGLRSPLYSNFWKIRCPSKVTLFCWLAGEEKILTLTNLFKKGFNFQNSTNTCVLCHNASENLQHLFLDCAFTNRIWAFFLQVLDSNSLPQSIPSLWSKWITNLNPQLRILLDLISRAVTWNIWIQRNTRIFQFNALPHFSIIFKVANVLLSWFSTAADRHQHSLNEASQKIKRSLNFLSARESDPACDPAHDLAQE